In Streptomyces nodosus, one DNA window encodes the following:
- a CDS encoding DUF2264 domain-containing protein has product MTIHPRTTVPEDRIRSPYTGWTRDHWTALADRMLAALEPYRSPAGARIALPGPTSMYGTDSDGLEGFARTFLLAGFRIAGEKGADPGGLLDRYARGLAAGTDPRSPEAWPRPDRLGQAKVEAASIALVLQLTRPWLWDRLDDGVRERTVDWLATVLGQPYPRNNWVWFRIVVESFLREAGGPWSAADIQEDLDFHAAMRRPGGWLSDGEERSYDHYTGWALHLYPLLWAHLFDVTGSLCPPRLRETWAADLRDYLDDAVRLVGADGSPLLQGRSLTYRFAAAAPFWVGAVTGAGGQPPGLVRRVTGGIVRHFTDRGAPDRDGLLTLGWHHPWPAMRQSYSGSGSPYWASKGMLGLMLPAGHPVWTDTELPLPIEIADTERVLTAPGWLLSARHRDGIAVVLNHGTDHARPGDTSADSPPYARLGYSTATVPPLTADAVASPTDNTVVLLDDAGRASHRSGFEQLFARELPGGVLAAASRGPAHWVDTDADDSPDYGSGRRGPVTPGPTVTVASVLRDGVEIRLARVDAPATTGANPSWRTVRLGGWPVAADTRPDTRVTPGEPGPSAEARTASLRSGLRTLRGFDHAGITTEQGTSPLGSWTAIPWLATDGELPYGEVLAAVVLLDRGAPDVTDPALTVRPTPDGGRLITLVWPDGMRTEIDLPAAPTATG; this is encoded by the coding sequence ATGACCATCCACCCCCGTACGACCGTCCCGGAGGACCGGATCCGCTCCCCGTACACCGGGTGGACCCGCGACCACTGGACCGCGCTCGCGGACCGGATGCTCGCCGCCCTCGAGCCGTACCGCTCCCCGGCCGGTGCCCGCATCGCCCTGCCGGGCCCCACCAGCATGTACGGCACCGACTCCGACGGCCTGGAGGGCTTCGCCCGCACCTTTCTGCTGGCCGGCTTCCGGATCGCCGGGGAGAAGGGCGCCGACCCCGGCGGACTGCTGGACCGGTACGCCCGCGGCCTGGCGGCGGGCACCGACCCCCGTTCACCGGAGGCCTGGCCGCGCCCCGACCGACTCGGCCAGGCCAAGGTCGAGGCCGCGTCCATAGCCCTGGTGCTGCAACTGACCCGGCCCTGGCTGTGGGACCGGCTCGACGACGGGGTGCGCGAGCGGACCGTCGACTGGCTGGCGACCGTCCTCGGACAGCCGTACCCGCGGAACAACTGGGTCTGGTTCAGGATCGTCGTGGAGTCCTTCCTGCGCGAGGCGGGCGGCCCGTGGTCGGCCGCCGACATCCAGGAGGACCTCGATTTCCACGCCGCGATGCGCAGGCCCGGCGGCTGGCTCAGCGACGGCGAGGAACGCTCCTACGACCACTACACCGGCTGGGCCCTGCACCTCTACCCGCTGCTGTGGGCCCACCTTTTCGACGTCACCGGCTCGCTCTGCCCGCCGCGGCTGCGCGAGACCTGGGCGGCGGATCTGCGTGACTACCTCGACGACGCGGTGCGCCTGGTCGGAGCGGACGGCTCCCCGCTGCTGCAGGGCCGCAGCCTCACCTACCGGTTCGCCGCCGCCGCGCCGTTCTGGGTCGGCGCGGTCACCGGAGCCGGAGGGCAACCGCCGGGCCTGGTACGCCGCGTGACCGGAGGCATCGTCCGGCACTTCACCGACCGGGGCGCTCCCGACCGGGACGGGCTGCTGACGCTCGGCTGGCACCATCCCTGGCCGGCGATGCGCCAGTCCTACTCAGGCTCCGGCTCACCGTACTGGGCGTCCAAGGGCATGCTCGGACTGATGCTGCCCGCCGGCCATCCGGTGTGGACGGACACCGAACTACCACTCCCCATCGAGATCGCCGACACGGAGCGGGTCCTCACCGCTCCCGGCTGGCTGCTCTCCGCCCGCCACCGCGACGGGATCGCGGTGGTCCTCAACCACGGCACCGACCATGCCCGCCCCGGCGACACCAGCGCGGACTCGCCCCCGTACGCACGGCTCGGCTACTCCACCGCCACGGTCCCCCCGCTGACCGCGGACGCGGTGGCCTCACCGACGGACAACACGGTCGTACTGCTCGACGACGCCGGCCGGGCCTCCCACCGCTCCGGGTTCGAGCAGCTCTTCGCCCGGGAGTTGCCGGGCGGCGTACTGGCCGCCGCCTCCCGCGGACCGGCGCACTGGGTCGACACCGACGCCGACGACTCCCCCGACTACGGCTCCGGACGGCGGGGGCCGGTGACCCCGGGGCCGACGGTCACCGTCGCCTCGGTGCTGCGCGACGGGGTGGAGATCCGTCTCGCCCGGGTCGACGCACCCGCGACCACCGGGGCGAACCCGTCCTGGCGCACCGTCCGCCTGGGCGGCTGGCCGGTGGCGGCCGACACTCGGCCGGACACACGGGTCACCCCCGGCGAGCCGGGCCCGTCCGCCGAGGCCCGAACGGCGTCACTGCGCTCGGGCCTGCGCACCCTGCGCGGATTCGACCATGCCGGGATCACCACCGAGCAGGGCACCAGCCCCCTCGGTTCCTGGACGGCGATCCCCTGGCTCGCCACGGACGGAGAACTGCCGTACGGCGAGGTGCTCGCCGCAGTGGTGCTGCTGGACCGGGGAGCCCCGGACGTCACCGACCCCGCACTGACGGTGCGGCCGACGCCCGACGGCGGCCGGCTCATCACGCTCGTCTGGCCGGACGGCATGCGCACCGAGATCGACCTGCCCGCCGCGCCCACGGCGACCGGGTGA
- a CDS encoding CPBP family intramembrane glutamic endopeptidase, with translation MTATPPQLSGLPYHRMARYTAFHRWWRPLLGTLLLVCGSVLVSAFLYILADVLGRAAGYPELPNGDVDFGPIPGTAMDLAFIALDLPLVLLTVRWVGRRPAGTVSSVTGRPRWRWLAWCLLAAVPAMMLLPAVSIFLPDEQGDAGAADVWVGWQTFLLSLAMLAALVPLQAAAEEYVFRGWLLQAAGSFVRSPWFAVLPQAVLFAAAHGWGTAWGFADLVFFGLVAGWLTIRTGGLEASVALHVMNNLLAFGLSAAFVDGLASDDTAADAPWQLAVADMSTVAVYAAIVLWLARRRAPLNVSPPAPAPTAPSLPYPQAPHPYGPYGPYAQPQGPYGPYAQPQGPYGSYAQPQSPYGPYQQSQGMYGPYGTPPPAPDVPDAGGSDAREQPPHRRGEPRDG, from the coding sequence ATGACAGCAACGCCCCCTCAGCTCTCCGGGCTTCCCTATCACCGTATGGCCCGGTACACCGCTTTCCACCGCTGGTGGCGACCGCTGCTCGGCACTCTGCTGCTGGTCTGCGGGTCGGTCCTGGTCTCGGCCTTCCTGTACATCCTCGCCGATGTGCTCGGCAGGGCCGCCGGCTACCCGGAACTGCCGAACGGGGACGTCGACTTCGGTCCGATTCCGGGCACGGCCATGGATCTGGCGTTCATAGCCCTGGATCTTCCGCTGGTCCTGCTGACCGTCCGCTGGGTGGGCCGGCGTCCGGCCGGCACGGTGTCGTCGGTGACCGGGCGTCCGCGGTGGCGATGGCTGGCCTGGTGCCTGCTGGCAGCGGTCCCCGCCATGATGCTGCTGCCGGCGGTCTCGATCTTTCTTCCGGACGAGCAGGGCGACGCCGGAGCGGCCGATGTATGGGTGGGGTGGCAGACGTTCCTCCTCTCCCTGGCCATGTTGGCCGCCCTGGTGCCTCTGCAGGCCGCGGCGGAGGAGTATGTCTTCCGGGGCTGGCTGTTGCAGGCGGCAGGGAGCTTCGTCCGCTCCCCGTGGTTCGCGGTGCTGCCGCAGGCGGTGCTCTTCGCGGCCGCGCACGGCTGGGGAACGGCCTGGGGCTTCGCCGATCTGGTGTTCTTCGGCCTGGTGGCCGGCTGGCTGACCATCCGCACGGGTGGCCTGGAGGCATCCGTCGCCCTGCATGTGATGAACAACCTGCTGGCCTTCGGTCTGTCCGCCGCGTTCGTGGACGGCCTCGCGTCCGACGACACGGCGGCCGACGCCCCCTGGCAACTGGCCGTCGCCGACATGTCGACGGTCGCGGTCTATGCCGCGATCGTGCTGTGGCTGGCCCGGCGCCGTGCTCCGCTGAACGTGTCTCCCCCGGCCCCGGCACCGACCGCGCCCTCCCTTCCGTACCCGCAGGCACCGCATCCGTACGGCCCGTACGGCCCGTACGCGCAACCGCAGGGTCCCTACGGCCCGTACGCGCAACCGCAGGGCCCGTACGGCTCGTACGCGCAGCCGCAGAGTCCCTACGGGCCGTACCAGCAATCGCAGGGCATGTACGGGCCGTACGGAACGCCGCCACCGGCCCCGGACGTGCCCGACGCCGGTGGGTCCGACGCCCGCGAGCAGCCGCCTCACCGGCGCGGCGAGCCTCGGGACGGCTGA
- a CDS encoding DUF389 domain-containing protein has product MLHLRLIAPVEKTDEVVRLIEETVGTTHLIVVRGAARNPAGDVVMCDVARESGEELIGGLKGLGLEETGSIAIENIDLSLSRRADKAEEEAPGDGADAVLWEQLADETHEESTLSVTYVAFITLATMIAACGVVLDNAILIVGAMAVGPEFGPLAGISTALVQRTPRQALRSLTALLVGFAAAMLVTVGFTYFMDALDLFSKVQLEAVRPNTNFIYHPDPFSFVVAVLAGIAGTLSLTSAKSGALVGVAISVTTVPAAANAAVAFSYDEYRQAWGSSEQLLLNLLGIVLASTLTLLAQKWLWSRQHRRAARTERVQPQGG; this is encoded by the coding sequence ATGCTGCATCTGCGTCTGATAGCCCCGGTGGAGAAGACCGACGAGGTGGTGCGCCTGATCGAAGAGACGGTCGGCACCACCCATCTGATCGTGGTGCGGGGTGCCGCCCGCAATCCCGCCGGGGACGTGGTGATGTGCGACGTCGCCCGCGAGTCGGGAGAGGAACTGATCGGCGGACTGAAGGGTCTGGGGCTGGAGGAGACGGGTTCGATCGCGATCGAGAACATCGACCTGTCGCTGTCCCGGCGCGCCGACAAGGCCGAGGAGGAGGCACCGGGCGACGGCGCGGACGCGGTGCTGTGGGAACAGCTCGCGGACGAGACGCACGAGGAGTCGACGCTCTCGGTCACCTATGTCGCCTTCATCACCCTCGCCACGATGATCGCGGCCTGCGGTGTCGTCCTCGACAACGCGATCCTGATCGTGGGCGCGATGGCGGTGGGCCCGGAGTTCGGCCCGCTGGCGGGAATCAGCACGGCGCTGGTGCAGCGGACGCCACGGCAGGCACTCCGCTCGCTGACCGCGCTGCTGGTGGGCTTCGCGGCAGCCATGCTGGTGACGGTCGGCTTCACCTACTTCATGGACGCGTTGGACCTGTTCAGCAAGGTCCAACTGGAGGCCGTGCGCCCGAACACCAACTTCATCTACCATCCGGACCCGTTCTCGTTCGTGGTCGCCGTCCTGGCGGGCATCGCCGGCACGCTGTCGCTGACGTCCGCGAAGTCGGGTGCGCTGGTCGGCGTCGCGATCTCGGTGACCACCGTCCCCGCGGCGGCCAATGCGGCCGTGGCCTTCTCCTACGACGAGTACCGTCAGGCGTGGGGCTCCAGCGAACAGCTCCTGCTGAACCTGCTCGGCATCGTCCTGGCGAGCACGCTCACGCTGCTGGCCCAGAAGTGGCTCTGGTCCAGGCAGCACCGACGTGCCGCAAGGACGGAAAGGGTCCAGCCCCAAGGCGGGTGA
- a CDS encoding leucine-rich repeat domain-containing protein codes for MTQPTPVRCPAVEHPDLPLADPARLDPLLVRLESPLPVAADEAFPLGTVRADGRIDLCKQGLGAAGATRLLPVAAASPHAVHLLLGTNAVGDRGARTVADALVPGHGLRTLYLGCNRIGPDGVTALAETLASDETVHALWLKRNPAGDDGVRALAAMLRTNATLRTLDLVNTGIGPDGLRALLEALTGRSRPLERLFLGGNGLTAEAAPLLAALVRDAGVRELYLPANHLGDEGAAVLAAVAGDPGRPVRLGLGGNGIGPVGTRALAGALGGIEMLDLGRPPSERSLGAPANTSGDAGVHALAAALPGSPLRRLELRHTGLTGRGAKALLSAVEERSCLEYVGLGPGLPRKVKRSFARRLRPASAAHPDLRAIGSVYR; via the coding sequence ATGACGCAGCCGACACCCGTACGCTGCCCTGCTGTTGAGCATCCGGACCTTCCACTCGCCGATCCGGCGCGACTCGATCCGCTCCTCGTCCGGCTGGAGTCGCCGCTGCCCGTCGCCGCGGACGAGGCGTTTCCGCTCGGCACGGTGCGCGCGGACGGGCGGATCGATCTGTGCAAGCAGGGACTCGGGGCGGCCGGCGCGACCAGGCTGCTGCCCGTGGCGGCCGCTTCGCCGCACGCCGTTCATCTGCTTCTGGGCACCAACGCCGTCGGGGACCGCGGTGCCCGTACCGTCGCCGACGCCCTGGTGCCCGGGCACGGGCTGCGCACGCTCTACCTCGGCTGCAACCGGATCGGCCCCGACGGTGTCACGGCCCTCGCCGAGACGCTGGCCTCGGACGAAACCGTCCACGCCCTGTGGCTCAAGCGCAACCCGGCCGGTGACGACGGTGTCCGCGCCCTGGCCGCGATGCTGCGCACCAACGCCACGCTGCGCACCCTCGATCTGGTCAACACCGGGATCGGGCCCGACGGGCTGCGCGCCCTCCTGGAGGCCCTGACGGGACGCTCCCGTCCCCTGGAACGGCTGTTCCTCGGGGGCAACGGGCTCACCGCCGAGGCCGCGCCGCTGCTCGCCGCACTCGTCCGCGACGCCGGGGTCCGCGAACTGTATCTGCCCGCCAACCACCTCGGCGACGAGGGCGCCGCCGTCCTCGCCGCGGTCGCCGGCGACCCCGGCCGCCCGGTCCGCCTCGGGCTGGGCGGCAACGGCATCGGGCCCGTCGGCACGCGCGCCCTCGCGGGGGCTCTCGGCGGTATCGAGATGCTCGACCTGGGACGTCCGCCGTCCGAGCGGAGCCTCGGCGCACCCGCCAACACGTCCGGCGACGCAGGCGTCCACGCCCTGGCCGCGGCCCTGCCCGGCAGCCCGCTGCGCCGCCTGGAACTGCGGCACACCGGCCTGACTGGACGAGGCGCCAAGGCCCTGCTGTCCGCGGTGGAGGAGCGGTCCTGCCTGGAATACGTGGGGCTGGGGCCGGGTCTGCCGCGCAAGGTGAAGCGGTCCTTCGCGCGCCGCCTGCGGCCCGCGTCCGCCGCACACCCCGATCTGCGCGCGATAGGGAGCGTCTACCGGTGA
- a CDS encoding ankyrin repeat domain-containing protein encodes MTPRPVPAAFPRDEQSSWRRIRRHAVPRWMIEQSERRRRAGDWAGACAVCLVDVTFTLEDISRTHGGQVAVRLEEDLRHLVPDLVRWHLPRALGGRTTLATARTVVLAEYGTSDAQLHLTTPAMTKGPQRVSLRFGKPRPGTGSYRSAPGVEDWTVARHLWDARYAHELRERCGGGPDRAPFFLPDGTPRDPARLPVEDPGPDDIAARTEWITLLRERDGVEAGFAAAGIGLDLVPVKINKWHEREPLPIVERLALDLAGLDRELRRITARTGDERWLVAGDWSSVVLLERNGPRGDLRARVVGRAEAEATPALAEGVWRRLPDLDLLRVGGVEPAQLHPLVAASLFPRLPVGEGPVGPPAPAAPQPVRVRCRDAVWHQLIVREGRLDMPHTEEEQRREQAMRAFGGAVTGCFAVQQAWRSGEGRLPKALRLQRQELFQCVEHGDTPSVLALLDAGMDPQVRDARGRTLLHVLHLLDHQALLPRLLKAGLGLEAKDRQGRTPLYSVVQDGGSRALVEALLTAGARIDVVAPTDAYSKMDLSLAQTIRRYKRTDLDFLAQRVRAEHPGVGDEWWDEYHDAYVDEDESPEDENQ; translated from the coding sequence GTGACCCCGCGCCCGGTCCCTGCGGCCTTCCCCCGGGACGAGCAGTCGTCCTGGCGGCGCATCCGGCGCCATGCCGTGCCCCGGTGGATGATCGAGCAGTCGGAGCGCCGTCGCCGCGCCGGCGACTGGGCCGGAGCCTGTGCCGTCTGCCTGGTGGACGTCACCTTCACCTTGGAGGACATCTCCCGGACGCACGGCGGGCAGGTCGCCGTCCGGCTGGAGGAGGACCTGCGGCACCTGGTGCCCGACCTGGTCCGCTGGCATCTGCCCCGGGCGCTGGGCGGGCGGACGACGCTGGCCACGGCGCGAACCGTGGTCCTGGCCGAATACGGCACCAGCGACGCGCAGTTGCATCTGACCACACCCGCGATGACCAAGGGGCCTCAGCGGGTGTCGCTCCGATTCGGGAAGCCCCGCCCGGGGACCGGGTCGTACCGGTCGGCCCCCGGGGTCGAGGACTGGACCGTGGCCCGCCATCTGTGGGACGCCCGGTACGCGCACGAGCTCCGGGAGCGCTGCGGCGGCGGTCCGGACCGCGCACCGTTCTTCCTTCCCGACGGCACCCCGCGCGATCCGGCCCGGCTTCCGGTCGAGGACCCCGGTCCCGACGACATCGCCGCCCGCACCGAATGGATCACGTTGCTCCGCGAACGGGACGGCGTCGAGGCCGGGTTCGCCGCCGCAGGCATCGGCCTTGACCTCGTCCCCGTCAAGATCAACAAGTGGCATGAGCGGGAACCTCTTCCCATCGTGGAGCGGCTGGCGCTCGATCTGGCCGGCCTCGACCGTGAACTCCGGCGCATCACGGCCCGCACCGGTGACGAACGGTGGCTCGTGGCCGGCGACTGGAGCAGCGTCGTACTCCTTGAACGCAACGGCCCACGGGGTGACTTGAGGGCCCGGGTGGTGGGCCGCGCGGAGGCCGAGGCGACGCCCGCCCTGGCCGAGGGCGTCTGGCGGCGGCTCCCCGATCTCGACCTGCTGCGTGTCGGGGGAGTGGAGCCTGCCCAGCTGCACCCCTTGGTCGCCGCGTCCCTGTTCCCCCGACTCCCCGTCGGCGAAGGTCCGGTCGGTCCGCCCGCACCCGCCGCCCCACAGCCCGTCCGGGTACGCTGCCGGGACGCCGTCTGGCATCAACTGATCGTGCGTGAAGGGCGGCTGGACATGCCGCACACCGAGGAGGAGCAGCGCCGGGAGCAGGCGATGCGGGCCTTCGGCGGCGCGGTCACCGGCTGCTTCGCGGTCCAGCAGGCATGGCGGTCGGGCGAGGGCCGGCTGCCCAAGGCGCTGCGACTCCAGCGGCAGGAACTGTTCCAGTGCGTGGAGCACGGCGACACCCCGAGCGTCCTGGCCCTGCTGGACGCGGGCATGGATCCGCAGGTCCGTGACGCAAGAGGGCGCACGCTGCTGCATGTGCTGCACCTGCTGGACCACCAGGCGCTGCTGCCCCGGCTCCTGAAGGCCGGCCTCGGCCTGGAGGCGAAGGACAGACAGGGTCGCACGCCCCTCTACTCGGTCGTCCAGGACGGCGGTTCGCGGGCGCTGGTGGAGGCACTGCTCACGGCCGGCGCCCGGATCGACGTCGTCGCGCCGACCGACGCCTACAGCAAGATGGATCTGTCGCTCGCCCAGACGATCCGGCGGTACAAGCGGACCGACCTGGACTTCCTCGCCCAGCGGGTCCGCGCCGAGCACCCGGGCGTCGGCGACGAGTGGTGGGACGAGTATCACGACGCGTACGTGGACGAGGACGAAAGTCCGGAGGACGAGAACCAGTGA
- a CDS encoding AAA family ATPase, with product MTTSPLDAADDLNARLRARRGEPSADPQLEALSLAVTANQPVLLWGEPGIGKSAGIEQLAAGLGCPLETVIASVHEPSDFAGLPIVGDDPATTGVPMAPPDWAVRLARTGQGLLFFDELSSAPPAVQAALLRVVLERRVGSLVLPEPVRIVAAANPPSSAADGWHLSPPLANRFVHLHWTHDPRTVARGMTGTWPQFTVPVVDRARVPGAVARARGAVSGFLTARPGLVHHLPGDAQSRGRAWPSPRTWEMALKLLATGYATGVGHEAVAAALTGAVGDGAGMEFLSYLENLDLPDPDRVLADPDAFALPERGDRQLAFLIAVVAAVQSHLTRERWEAGWAVLAKAVDRGVPDVAARAAVDLAALRDTDWPVPDGIDAFLDLLQLSGALPGGN from the coding sequence GTGACGACCAGCCCCCTGGACGCGGCGGACGACCTCAACGCCCGCCTCCGCGCCCGCCGTGGCGAGCCCTCGGCCGACCCTCAGCTGGAGGCCCTGTCCCTGGCGGTGACGGCCAATCAGCCGGTGCTGCTGTGGGGCGAGCCCGGTATCGGGAAGTCGGCCGGTATCGAGCAGCTCGCCGCCGGGCTCGGCTGCCCGCTGGAGACCGTCATCGCCAGCGTCCATGAGCCGTCCGACTTCGCCGGTCTGCCGATCGTGGGCGACGACCCGGCCACCACCGGTGTGCCGATGGCCCCACCGGACTGGGCGGTACGACTCGCCCGCACCGGACAGGGCCTGCTCTTCTTCGACGAGCTGTCCTCCGCCCCGCCGGCCGTGCAGGCCGCACTGCTGCGGGTGGTCCTCGAACGCCGTGTCGGCAGCCTGGTCCTGCCCGAGCCGGTCAGGATCGTCGCCGCGGCCAACCCGCCGTCCAGCGCCGCCGACGGCTGGCACCTCAGCCCGCCGCTCGCCAACCGCTTCGTCCACCTCCACTGGACGCACGACCCCCGCACCGTCGCACGCGGGATGACGGGCACCTGGCCACAGTTCACGGTGCCGGTCGTCGACCGCGCCAGGGTGCCGGGCGCCGTCGCCCGGGCACGTGGGGCGGTCTCCGGCTTCCTCACCGCTCGGCCCGGCCTGGTCCACCATCTGCCGGGGGACGCGCAGTCCCGGGGGCGCGCCTGGCCCTCGCCGCGCACCTGGGAGATGGCGCTGAAGCTGCTCGCCACCGGGTACGCGACCGGAGTCGGCCACGAGGCGGTGGCCGCCGCGCTCACCGGAGCGGTCGGGGACGGGGCCGGTATGGAGTTTCTGTCCTACCTCGAGAATCTCGACCTGCCCGATCCCGACCGGGTCCTGGCCGACCCCGACGCCTTCGCCCTGCCGGAGCGGGGAGACCGTCAGCTCGCCTTCCTCATCGCGGTGGTCGCCGCGGTCCAGAGCCACCTCACCCGCGAGCGCTGGGAGGCCGGCTGGGCCGTCCTGGCCAAGGCCGTCGACCGAGGGGTGCCCGATGTCGCCGCCCGCGCGGCGGTCGATCTGGCCGCGCTCCGGGACACCGACTGGCCCGTGCCGGACGGCATCGACGCCTTTCTCGACCTGCTGCAGCTGTCCGGCGCGCTGCCCGGCGGCAACTGA
- a CDS encoding vWA domain-containing protein, translating into MTQPHKDPDRIDMTKLLAARYRAATDRPYLASALYALTVVPSSRVPTMGVDRHWRCYVSPGFVRATPVDELAAVWIHEVAHLLRDHHGRAGRLPAGDQRDALRLNVAQDCEINDDLIADGLPLPAGRMEPRLFGLPTGGMFEAYLSRIPHSHDLSLDCGSGAHGSPAPWELDGNDGPARLGPAEAEALRRTTAEAMRAHQRGRGTLPGGWQRWAEQVLEPTVDWRQVLAGAVREAAAWAGGAVDYTYRRPSRRTPALRGIVLPSLRRPLPRVAVVVDTSGSMGEEELDAALGEITGVLSEVGLRGNRVTVLACDADVQAVSRVTSVDEVTLAGGGGTDMRVGIDAALARPDRPGIVVVLTDGLTPWPAEPASCRLIAALIGEGAEPPPSWVETVRVGGD; encoded by the coding sequence ATGACGCAGCCTCACAAAGACCCCGACCGGATCGACATGACCAAGCTGCTCGCCGCCCGCTACCGGGCGGCCACCGACCGGCCGTACCTCGCCTCCGCGTTGTACGCCCTCACCGTCGTGCCGAGTTCGCGGGTCCCGACCATGGGGGTGGACCGTCACTGGCGCTGTTATGTCTCGCCCGGATTCGTCCGGGCCACGCCGGTCGACGAACTGGCGGCGGTGTGGATCCATGAGGTGGCACATCTGCTGCGTGACCACCACGGCCGTGCCGGCCGACTGCCCGCGGGCGACCAGCGGGACGCTCTCCGGCTCAATGTCGCACAGGACTGCGAGATCAACGACGACCTGATCGCGGACGGCCTTCCGCTGCCCGCCGGCCGGATGGAACCACGCCTCTTCGGACTGCCCACGGGCGGCATGTTCGAGGCGTACCTCTCCCGCATACCGCACAGCCACGATCTGTCGCTCGACTGCGGCTCGGGAGCCCATGGCTCTCCGGCACCGTGGGAGCTCGACGGGAACGACGGACCCGCGCGGCTCGGCCCCGCCGAGGCGGAGGCGTTGCGCCGGACCACCGCCGAGGCGATGCGGGCCCACCAGCGGGGCCGGGGCACCCTCCCGGGTGGCTGGCAGCGCTGGGCCGAGCAGGTTCTGGAGCCCACCGTGGACTGGCGGCAGGTCCTCGCCGGGGCCGTCCGTGAGGCGGCAGCCTGGGCGGGCGGGGCCGTCGACTACACCTACCGTCGTCCGTCGCGCCGTACCCCGGCACTGCGCGGCATCGTCCTGCCCAGCCTGCGCCGGCCGCTTCCCCGGGTGGCCGTGGTCGTCGACACCTCCGGCTCGATGGGGGAGGAGGAACTCGACGCCGCCCTCGGAGAGATCACCGGCGTGCTGAGTGAGGTCGGGTTGCGCGGCAATCGCGTCACCGTACTGGCCTGCGACGCCGATGTGCAGGCGGTGTCCCGGGTGACCTCTGTGGACGAGGTCACGCTGGCCGGTGGGGGCGGCACCGACATGCGGGTGGGCATCGACGCGGCACTGGCACGGCCCGACCGCCCTGGCATCGTGGTCGTACTCACCGACGGACTGACCCCGTGGCCCGCGGAGCCCGCGTCCTGTCGGCTGATCGCCGCACTGATCGGCGAAGGGGCCGAGCCACCACCCTCCTGGGTGGAGACGGTCCGGGTGGGCGGCGACTGA
- a CDS encoding DUF6445 family protein: MFTPVPPQPPLSRLPVLPYRKPTRGRDYWILDDVLPNVDEIRARCLARDEDDWTKGYPYTQESWPGLRTMPGLEPGELARLERLVCRETGARKLWQETAPGGGTLNHNCVQVVGRTEGEPRPHTDSRALCRYAAVLYLSPNIPKDCGTSFYRQNLPGGVLGGNMVQAPHNNLVEALGTRYVPSDAFTEDIRVPQRYNRLLLYKANIMHSATGYWGSDLAERRMTAVFFWMA, encoded by the coding sequence ATGTTCACCCCCGTGCCCCCACAACCCCCGCTCTCACGCCTGCCCGTGCTCCCGTATCGCAAGCCCACGCGCGGCCGTGACTACTGGATCCTCGACGACGTCCTGCCCAACGTGGACGAGATACGGGCCCGTTGTCTCGCCAGAGACGAGGACGACTGGACCAAGGGGTACCCCTACACACAGGAGAGCTGGCCGGGGCTGCGGACCATGCCGGGGCTCGAACCGGGTGAACTCGCCCGGCTCGAACGGCTGGTGTGCCGGGAGACCGGCGCGCGGAAGCTGTGGCAGGAGACCGCGCCCGGCGGCGGCACCCTGAACCACAACTGTGTCCAGGTCGTCGGCAGAACCGAGGGCGAACCACGTCCGCACACCGACTCGCGTGCCCTGTGCCGCTATGCCGCAGTGCTCTACCTCAGCCCGAACATCCCCAAGGACTGCGGTACGAGCTTCTACCGGCAGAACCTGCCCGGCGGCGTCCTCGGCGGCAACATGGTCCAGGCACCGCACAACAACCTGGTCGAGGCGCTGGGTACGCGGTACGTTCCCTCGGACGCGTTCACCGAGGACATCCGCGTCCCCCAGCGCTACAACCGGCTGCTCCTCTACAAGGCCAACATCATGCACAGCGCGACCGGTTACTGGGGCAGCGACCTGGCGGAGAGGCGTATGACGGCCGTCTTCTTCTGGATGGCCTGA